The proteins below come from a single Streptomyces tubercidicus genomic window:
- a CDS encoding MFS transporter, whose translation MIAEKGAPHVTAPDHGTATHDQAHDQAHGQTRSRPRTQTLAPPRAPSRDGLQLLVLALGFVMASLDTGIMNVAANELRARLGLTMSGLTWVVDGYVLAFAALLLLAGSLAKRFGARRIYLIGLAVFTAASLLGALAPNGGVLVAARFVQGVGAALFMPSSLSLLMHAFPEPARRAKILGIWSAVVSTSVGLAPTIGGVLVGTLGWRSIFLVNLPIGLAGLLLTRRFIVAVPARGSALGGSGHVLGLLALGALSYALIEGPGMGWSAPFVLGAFTVAAVALAGFVVRERAARTPVLPVSLFADRSFAAANVVGFLFNFAFYGALFVLGLFLQTARGASPVTAGLQMLPAVLVIPFGNVLYARFGLRVGNRTALTASLALSAVGYVLLFLLLAPGLPYWVLAVVLACANFGSGISSPAMTGVLMAAAGREHADIGSATLNANRQIGSLVGIAGMGAVLTGAGGGYQGAAYAFALTAAALVAAAVVGRLGIRTRA comes from the coding sequence ATGATCGCTGAGAAGGGTGCGCCGCATGTGACGGCGCCCGACCACGGCACAGCCACCCACGACCAGGCCCACGACCAGGCGCACGGTCAGACCCGGTCCCGGCCCCGGACCCAGACCCTCGCGCCACCACGCGCCCCGTCCCGCGACGGTCTCCAACTCCTCGTCCTGGCGCTCGGGTTCGTGATGGCGAGCCTGGACACCGGCATCATGAACGTCGCCGCGAACGAGCTGCGGGCCCGGCTCGGGCTGACCATGTCCGGCCTCACCTGGGTCGTCGACGGCTATGTCCTCGCCTTCGCCGCACTGCTGCTGCTCGCCGGCTCGCTGGCGAAGCGGTTCGGCGCCCGCCGGATCTATCTCATCGGGCTCGCCGTGTTCACCGCCGCGTCCCTTTTGGGCGCCCTCGCGCCGAACGGTGGCGTCCTGGTGGCGGCCCGCTTCGTCCAGGGGGTGGGCGCGGCGCTCTTCATGCCCAGCTCGCTGTCGCTGCTGATGCACGCCTTCCCCGAACCGGCGCGCCGGGCGAAGATCCTCGGCATCTGGTCGGCTGTCGTCTCCACCTCCGTAGGGCTGGCGCCGACCATCGGCGGTGTACTGGTCGGCACGCTCGGCTGGCGCAGCATCTTCCTCGTCAACCTCCCCATCGGCCTTGCCGGACTGCTGCTGACCCGGCGGTTCATCGTGGCGGTCCCGGCCCGCGGTTCGGCGCTCGGGGGTAGTGGCCATGTCCTGGGGCTGCTGGCTCTCGGGGCGCTGAGTTATGCGCTCATCGAGGGTCCCGGTATGGGCTGGTCTGCGCCGTTCGTCCTCGGGGCGTTCACGGTCGCGGCGGTCGCGCTCGCCGGATTCGTCGTCCGTGAACGGGCCGCCCGCACCCCGGTCCTGCCGGTCTCGCTCTTCGCGGACCGCAGTTTCGCCGCGGCGAATGTGGTGGGTTTCCTCTTCAACTTCGCCTTCTACGGGGCGCTGTTCGTCCTCGGCCTCTTTCTCCAGACCGCGCGCGGGGCGAGTCCGGTGACGGCGGGGCTGCAGATGCTCCCGGCAGTCCTGGTCATCCCGTTCGGCAACGTGCTCTACGCCCGCTTCGGGCTGCGGGTAGGCAACCGGACCGCGCTCACCGCCTCCCTGGCGCTCTCCGCCGTCGGCTACGTCCTGCTGTTCCTGCTCCTCGCGCCCGGCCTGCCGTACTGGGTCCTCGCGGTGGTGCTCGCGTGCGCCAACTTCGGCAGCGGGATCAGCTCCCCGGCGATGACCGGTGTCCTGATGGCGGCCGCGGGCCGTGAGCACGCCGACATCGGCAGCGCGACCCTCAACGCCAACCGCCAGATCGGCTCCCTGGTAGGCATCGCCGGTATGGGTGCCGTGCTGACGGGGGCAGGTGGCGGCTACCAGGGAGCGGCCTACGCCTTCGCCCTGACGGCGGCCGCGCTGGTGGCCGCGGCCGTGGTCGGCCGACTGGGCATACGCACCCGGGCGTGA
- the gatB gene encoding Asp-tRNA(Asn)/Glu-tRNA(Gln) amidotransferase subunit GatB: MTVTDLVSYEDALAAYDPVMGLEVHVELGTKTKMFCGCSTTLGADANSQTCPTCLGLPGSLPVVNAIGVESAVKIGLALNCSIAEWCRFARKNYFYPDMPKNFQTSQYDEPIAFDGYLDVQLEDGEVFRVHIERAHMEEDTGKSTHIGGATGRIHGARHSLLDYNRAGIPLIEIVTKPIEGAGERAPEVAKAYVAELRELIKALGVSEARMEQGQMRCDVNLSLRPNGTETFGTRSETKNVNSLRSVERAARFEIQRHAAVLSSGGTIVQETRHFHEEDGSTTAGRIKDNAEDYRYFPEPDLVPVAPSREWVEELRAALPELPRVRRNRLREEWGISEHDMQSILNAGAVDLITATVDAGADSASARKWWMGELARRANEDGVEPAALPITPEQVARVTALVADGSLNDKLARQTIEGVLAGEGDPDTVVEKRGLKVVSDEGALGTAVDEAIAANAAIADKIRGGKVAAAGALVGAVMKATRGQADAARVRELILEKLGVEG; this comes from the coding sequence GTGACTGTCACTGACCTGGTGTCGTACGAGGACGCCCTCGCGGCGTACGACCCCGTCATGGGCCTGGAGGTCCATGTCGAACTCGGCACCAAGACCAAGATGTTCTGCGGGTGTTCCACGACTCTCGGCGCGGACGCCAACTCGCAGACCTGCCCCACCTGCCTGGGCCTGCCCGGCTCGCTGCCGGTCGTCAACGCGATCGGCGTCGAGTCCGCCGTCAAGATCGGCCTGGCCCTGAACTGCTCCATCGCCGAGTGGTGCCGCTTCGCCCGGAAGAACTACTTCTATCCGGACATGCCGAAGAACTTCCAGACCTCCCAGTACGACGAGCCGATCGCCTTCGACGGCTACCTCGACGTACAGCTGGAGGACGGGGAGGTCTTCCGGGTGCACATCGAGCGCGCCCACATGGAGGAGGACACCGGCAAGTCCACCCACATCGGCGGTGCCACCGGCCGTATCCACGGTGCCCGGCACTCCCTCCTGGACTACAACCGCGCCGGTATCCCGCTCATCGAGATCGTCACCAAGCCCATCGAGGGCGCGGGCGAGCGGGCCCCCGAGGTCGCCAAGGCGTACGTCGCCGAGCTGCGCGAGCTCATCAAGGCGCTGGGCGTCTCCGAGGCCCGGATGGAGCAGGGCCAGATGCGCTGCGACGTGAACCTCTCGCTGCGCCCCAACGGCACCGAGACGTTCGGTACGCGCTCGGAGACCAAGAACGTCAACTCCCTGCGCTCCGTGGAGCGTGCGGCCCGCTTCGAGATCCAGCGGCACGCCGCGGTGCTCTCGTCCGGCGGCACGATCGTCCAGGAGACCCGGCACTTCCACGAGGAGGACGGCTCCACCACGGCCGGCCGCATCAAGGACAACGCCGAGGACTACCGCTACTTCCCCGAGCCGGACCTGGTGCCGGTGGCCCCCTCCCGCGAGTGGGTCGAGGAACTGCGGGCGGCTCTGCCCGAGCTGCCGCGCGTCCGCCGTAACCGGCTGCGCGAGGAGTGGGGCATCTCCGAGCACGACATGCAGTCGATCCTCAACGCGGGCGCGGTCGACCTGATCACCGCCACCGTCGACGCCGGCGCGGACTCCGCCTCGGCCCGTAAGTGGTGGATGGGCGAACTGGCCCGCCGCGCCAACGAGGACGGCGTCGAGCCGGCCGCCCTGCCGATCACCCCCGAGCAGGTCGCCCGGGTCACCGCGCTGGTCGCCGACGGCTCCCTCAACGACAAGCTGGCCCGCCAGACCATCGAGGGCGTGCTGGCCGGCGAGGGCGACCCGGACACCGTCGTCGAGAAGCGCGGCCTCAAGGTCGTCTCCGACGAGGGCGCCCTGGGCACCGCCGTCGACGAGGCCATCGCCGCCAACGCCGCCATCGCCGACAAGATCCGCGGCGGCAAGGTCGCCGCGGCCGGCGCCCTGGTCGGCGCGGTCATGAAGGCCACCCGGGGCCAGGCGGACGCGGCCCGCGTCCGCGAGCTGATCTTGGAGAAGCTGGGCGTCGAGGGCTGA
- a CDS encoding MarR family winged helix-turn-helix transcriptional regulator has protein sequence MTELSRRLDAHQRSRVAELDLTPTQAKALEELGEPKTARELAAVLCCEPPNVTYVISKLEKQGMVVRRPHPLDGRAKQLVLTDAGRELRLDLLRRMGTASPLDHLSHEERAALRDDLLRALGRGD, from the coding sequence GTGACGGAGCTGAGCCGCCGGCTCGACGCCCATCAGCGCAGCCGGGTCGCCGAGCTCGATCTGACGCCGACACAGGCCAAGGCGCTGGAGGAGCTCGGCGAGCCGAAGACCGCGCGGGAGCTGGCCGCGGTGCTGTGCTGCGAGCCGCCGAATGTCACCTACGTCATCTCCAAACTGGAGAAGCAGGGCATGGTCGTGCGCCGTCCGCATCCACTGGACGGGCGGGCCAAGCAGCTCGTACTCACCGACGCGGGGCGGGAGTTGCGGCTCGATCTGCTGCGGCGGATGGGGACCGCCTCGCCGCTGGACCACCTTTCGCACGAGGAGCGGGCAGCGTTGCGCGATGACCTGCTGAGGGCGCTGGGGCGGGGCGACTGA
- the gatC gene encoding Asp-tRNA(Asn)/Glu-tRNA(Gln) amidotransferase subunit GatC produces the protein MPGITREEVAHLARLARLELKAEELDHFAGQLDDIIGAVARVSEVADQDVPPTSHPLPLTNVMRPDEVRPSLTPEQALSGAPAQEQQRFKVPQILGEE, from the coding sequence ATGCCTGGCATCACGCGCGAGGAGGTCGCCCACCTCGCCCGGCTGGCACGTCTGGAGCTGAAGGCCGAAGAGCTCGACCACTTCGCCGGACAGCTCGACGACATCATCGGCGCGGTCGCCCGCGTCTCCGAGGTCGCCGACCAAGACGTACCGCCGACCTCCCACCCGCTGCCCCTGACCAACGTCATGCGGCCGGACGAGGTCCGTCCGTCGCTGACCCCCGAGCAGGCGCTCTCCGGCGCCCCGGCCCAGGAGCAGCAGCGTTTCAAGGTGCCGCAGATCCTGGGGGAGGAGTGA
- a CDS encoding putative bifunctional diguanylate cyclase/phosphodiesterase, translating into MKPTDSAAPASRLRRLVVPALPATIVSVAGLALATGVIVTLRQGDALFPGGSVGWSLAILTGIIVGHLVALGRDRWWGGTGSGAALALAVLLLYGWVPAALVSLSVVVLVGAARRHRWRQAVVHGAVDILGLGTAALGLAAFGVVSSVRHPWAPSAWNLSVLPEVVVTAAAYLLVSRGLLWISLTPHTGQLPAIPRTAVVRQALVGIALLGISPLIAVCAIHAPLLLPLFAVPLIALDSTLWIARARAEEQLRDPLTGLPNRQWLLERTWTALDDAERVGVRSALVLIDLDRFRSVNDTLGHLAGDRLLLQIAERLRHALPRGAEAARLGGDEFAVLLPTTDSLTSSQRAARNLVAALGSPLDLDGLTLVLEASAGVAVFPDHALDAEGLLRRADVAMYQAKRDRSGVELYEAKRDGNTPDRLGLLGDLRRALDAGDVELHYQPKVGFDGHVAGLEALVRWVHPDRGRVPPDEFIAIAESSGLMPRLTEYVLETALAQVARWRAMGLEVPVAVNVSPRDVHSPGFAGAVAARLARHRVPPGALQLEITEHVLLEDPQRAADTLAGLTAHGVKMSLDDFGTGYSSLVHLRRLPVSELKIDRSFVARLAVDTEDAEIVRCTLDLAHSLGLLVVAEGVEDDETWERLRDLGCDAVQGWLVAAAMPPDETTAWLRARGERGWQRESETAALAAEKAAQRPSGQVLN; encoded by the coding sequence ATGAAACCGACCGACAGCGCCGCTCCGGCGTCGCGGCTCCGGCGGCTCGTCGTGCCCGCGCTGCCCGCGACCATCGTCTCCGTGGCGGGCCTCGCGCTCGCCACGGGCGTCATCGTGACCCTCCGCCAAGGTGACGCTCTGTTCCCCGGCGGTTCCGTGGGCTGGTCGCTGGCGATCCTCACGGGCATCATCGTCGGCCATCTGGTCGCCCTCGGCCGCGACCGCTGGTGGGGCGGCACGGGCTCCGGCGCCGCCCTGGCCCTCGCCGTCCTGCTGCTGTACGGCTGGGTGCCCGCCGCCCTCGTCAGCCTCTCCGTGGTCGTCCTGGTCGGTGCCGCCCGGCGGCACCGCTGGCGACAGGCCGTGGTGCACGGTGCCGTGGACATCCTCGGCCTCGGCACCGCGGCGCTCGGCCTCGCCGCGTTCGGGGTGGTCTCCAGCGTCCGCCACCCCTGGGCCCCGTCGGCCTGGAACCTCTCCGTCCTCCCCGAAGTCGTCGTCACCGCCGCCGCCTACCTCCTCGTCAGCCGCGGCCTGCTCTGGATCAGCCTCACCCCGCACACCGGCCAGCTGCCGGCCATCCCCCGAACGGCCGTGGTCCGGCAGGCACTTGTCGGTATCGCGCTGCTCGGCATCTCCCCGCTGATCGCCGTCTGCGCCATCCACGCCCCCCTGCTGCTGCCGCTGTTCGCGGTACCCCTCATCGCGCTGGACTCCACCCTCTGGATAGCCCGCGCCCGCGCCGAGGAGCAGCTGCGCGACCCGCTCACCGGCCTGCCCAACCGCCAGTGGCTGCTGGAGCGCACCTGGACCGCCCTGGACGACGCCGAGCGCGTCGGCGTCCGCTCGGCGCTGGTCCTCATCGACCTGGACCGCTTCCGCTCCGTCAACGACACCCTCGGCCACCTCGCCGGCGACCGCCTGCTGCTGCAGATCGCCGAGCGCCTGCGGCACGCCCTCCCGCGCGGCGCCGAGGCGGCCCGGCTCGGCGGCGACGAGTTCGCCGTCCTGCTGCCCACCACCGACTCCCTCACCAGCTCCCAGCGGGCGGCCCGCAACCTCGTCGCCGCCCTCGGCTCCCCGCTGGACCTCGACGGACTGACCCTCGTGCTCGAAGCCAGCGCCGGGGTCGCCGTCTTCCCCGACCACGCCCTCGACGCCGAGGGACTGCTGCGCCGCGCCGATGTGGCGATGTACCAGGCCAAGCGCGACCGCAGCGGTGTCGAGCTCTACGAGGCCAAGCGGGACGGCAACACCCCTGACCGGCTCGGCCTGTTGGGCGATCTGCGCCGCGCCCTGGACGCCGGCGACGTCGAGCTGCACTACCAGCCCAAGGTCGGCTTCGACGGGCATGTCGCCGGACTGGAGGCGCTGGTCCGCTGGGTGCATCCGGACCGCGGCCGGGTGCCACCGGACGAGTTCATCGCCATCGCCGAGTCCTCCGGGCTGATGCCCCGGCTGACGGAGTACGTCCTGGAGACCGCGCTCGCCCAGGTGGCGCGCTGGCGCGCGATGGGCCTGGAGGTGCCGGTCGCCGTCAATGTCTCCCCGCGCGATGTGCACTCCCCGGGATTCGCCGGTGCCGTCGCCGCCCGCCTGGCCCGGCATCGCGTGCCACCCGGCGCCCTCCAACTGGAGATCACCGAACACGTCCTCCTGGAGGACCCGCAGCGGGCCGCCGACACCCTTGCCGGGCTCACCGCGCACGGCGTCAAGATGTCCCTGGACGACTTCGGCACCGGCTACTCCTCCCTCGTCCACCTGAGACGCCTCCCGGTCAGCGAGCTCAAGATCGACCGCTCGTTCGTGGCCCGGCTGGCCGTCGACACGGAGGACGCGGAGATCGTCCGCTGCACCCTGGACCTCGCCCACTCCCTCGGCCTCCTGGTCGTCGCGGAGGGCGTCGAGGACGACGAGACCTGGGAGCGGCTGCGCGACCTCGGCTGCGACGCCGTGCAGGGCTGGCTGGTGGCCGCGGCGATGCCACCGGACGAAACCACGGCCTGGCTGAGAGCCCGCGGAGAGCGCGGCTGGCAGCGCGAATCGGAGACGGCCGCCCTGGCGGCGGAGAAGGCCGCTCAGCGCCCTTCGGGACAGGTCCTGAACTGA
- a CDS encoding methionine synthase, protein MSENSTQKWTAGAATGIGSMPGGDAREAAKTVTGSLETFPYLPELPARGPGADMIGRTLGMLVEVYGHVEPSGWRISDRPGRDTRRAHSWLGEDLDALEEFTQGYEGPLKVSAVGPWTLAAALELRNGEAAVGDPGACRDLAASLAEGLRGHLADVRRRVPGARVVLQLDEPSLTAVLQGRVKTASGYRTHRAVDRAVVEGALRDLVGVAEGGPVVVHSCAPEVPFGLLRRAGVAGVSFDFSLLTEREEEVIGEAVEGGTTLFAGVVPGVDGPLSDPAGSVMGVRTLWRRLGLSPGTLSESVVITPSCGLAGASPAYARSALAHCVRAARSLADNPE, encoded by the coding sequence GTGAGTGAGAACAGCACGCAGAAGTGGACCGCGGGCGCGGCGACCGGGATCGGGTCGATGCCGGGCGGTGACGCGCGGGAGGCGGCCAAGACCGTCACCGGATCGCTGGAGACCTTCCCGTATTTGCCGGAGCTCCCGGCCCGGGGCCCCGGTGCCGACATGATCGGCCGGACCCTCGGGATGCTGGTCGAGGTCTACGGCCATGTGGAGCCCAGCGGCTGGCGGATCAGTGACCGGCCGGGCCGGGACACCCGGCGGGCCCACTCTTGGCTCGGGGAGGATCTCGACGCCCTGGAGGAGTTCACCCAGGGGTACGAGGGCCCGCTGAAGGTCTCCGCGGTCGGCCCATGGACCCTGGCCGCCGCCCTGGAGCTGCGCAACGGCGAGGCGGCCGTCGGCGACCCCGGGGCCTGCCGGGATCTTGCGGCGTCCCTGGCGGAGGGGCTGCGCGGCCATCTCGCGGACGTACGGCGGCGGGTCCCGGGCGCGCGGGTCGTGCTGCAGCTCGACGAGCCGTCGTTGACGGCGGTGCTCCAGGGCCGGGTGAAGACGGCGAGCGGCTACCGCACCCACCGGGCGGTGGACCGGGCGGTCGTCGAGGGCGCGCTCCGTGATCTTGTCGGGGTGGCGGAGGGCGGTCCCGTGGTCGTCCACTCGTGCGCGCCCGAGGTGCCCTTCGGGCTGCTGCGGCGGGCCGGTGTCGCGGGCGTCTCGTTCGATTTCTCGCTGCTCACCGAGCGTGAGGAGGAGGTGATCGGGGAGGCCGTCGAGGGCGGTACGACGCTGTTCGCGGGCGTGGTGCCGGGCGTGGACGGCCCATTGTCAGACCCTGCCGGTAGCGTCATGGGGGTCAGGACGCTGTGGCGCAGGCTGGGGCTGTCGCCGGGGACTCTCAGCGAGTCCGTGGTCATCACCCCGTCGTGCGGTCTGGCGGGCGCTTCGCCCGCTTATGCCCGCTCCGCTCTCGCCCACTGCGTCCGGGCGGCGAGATCACTCGCAGACAACCCTGAGTGA
- the gatA gene encoding Asp-tRNA(Asn)/Glu-tRNA(Gln) amidotransferase subunit GatA, which produces MADLIKLTAAEIAAKIAAGELTAVEVTEAHLARIDAVDEKVHAFLHVDREGALAQARAVDEKKARGEKLGPLAGVPLALKDIFTTEGIPTTVGSKILEGWLPPYDATLTKKLKAADVVILGKTNMDEFAMGSSTENSAYGPTGNPWDLTKIPGGSGGGSSAALASYEAPLAIGTDTGGSIRQPASVTGTVGVKPTYGGVSRYGMVAFSSSLDQGGPCARTVLDAALLHEVIAGHDPLDSTSIDAPVPPVVEAARNGSVEGMRVGVVKQFRGEGYQAGVIQRFDESVALMKELGAEIVELDCPSFDLALSAYYLIAPSECSSNLARFDAMRYGLRVGDDGSKSAEDVTALTREAGFGPEVKRRIILGTYALSSGYYDAYYGSAQKVRTLITRDFEKAFEQVDVIISPTTPTTAFPIGERTDDPMAMYLADVCTIPTNLAGNAAMSLPCGLAPEDGLPVGLQIIAPAMADERLYKVGAAVEAAFTAKWGHPLLEEAPAL; this is translated from the coding sequence ATGGCAGACCTGATCAAGCTCACCGCCGCCGAGATCGCGGCGAAGATCGCCGCCGGCGAGCTCACCGCCGTCGAGGTGACCGAGGCCCACCTGGCCCGCATCGACGCCGTCGACGAGAAGGTGCACGCCTTCCTGCACGTCGACCGCGAGGGCGCGCTCGCCCAGGCCCGCGCCGTGGACGAGAAGAAGGCCCGCGGCGAGAAGCTCGGCCCGCTGGCCGGTGTCCCGCTCGCGCTCAAGGACATCTTCACGACGGAGGGCATTCCCACCACCGTCGGCTCGAAGATCCTCGAAGGCTGGCTGCCGCCGTACGACGCGACGCTGACCAAGAAGCTCAAGGCCGCCGACGTCGTCATCCTCGGCAAGACCAACATGGACGAGTTCGCCATGGGGTCGTCGACGGAGAACAGCGCCTACGGGCCGACCGGCAACCCCTGGGACCTGACCAAGATCCCCGGCGGCTCCGGCGGTGGCTCCAGCGCCGCCCTCGCCTCCTACGAGGCCCCGCTCGCCATCGGCACGGACACCGGCGGCTCCATCCGCCAGCCCGCGTCCGTCACCGGCACGGTCGGCGTCAAGCCCACCTACGGCGGCGTCTCCCGTTACGGCATGGTCGCGTTCTCCAGCTCCCTGGACCAGGGCGGCCCCTGCGCCCGTACGGTCCTGGACGCCGCGCTGCTCCACGAGGTCATCGCCGGGCACGACCCGCTGGACTCCACCTCCATCGACGCGCCGGTCCCGCCGGTCGTCGAGGCGGCCCGCAACGGCAGCGTCGAGGGCATGCGCGTCGGCGTCGTCAAGCAGTTCCGCGGCGAGGGCTACCAGGCCGGTGTCATCCAGCGTTTCGACGAGTCGGTCGCGCTGATGAAGGAGCTGGGCGCCGAGATCGTCGAGCTGGACTGCCCGTCCTTCGACCTCGCGCTGTCCGCGTACTACCTGATCGCGCCCTCGGAGTGCTCCTCCAACCTGGCCCGCTTCGACGCCATGCGCTACGGCCTGCGGGTCGGCGACGACGGCAGCAAGTCCGCCGAGGACGTCACCGCCCTGACCCGTGAGGCCGGTTTCGGCCCCGAGGTCAAGCGCCGGATCATCCTCGGTACGTACGCGCTCAGCTCCGGCTACTACGACGCGTACTACGGCTCCGCCCAGAAGGTGCGGACGCTGATCACCCGCGACTTCGAGAAGGCCTTCGAGCAGGTCGACGTGATCATCTCGCCGACCACGCCGACCACCGCCTTCCCGATCGGCGAGCGCACCGACGACCCGATGGCGATGTACCTCGCCGATGTGTGCACGATCCCCACCAACCTGGCAGGCAACGCGGCCATGTCGCTGCCCTGTGGTCTGGCCCCCGAGGACGGGCTGCCGGTGGGCCTGCAGATCATCGCTCCTGCCATGGCCGACGAACGGCTCTACAAGGTCGGTGCCGCGGTCGAGGCCGCGTTCACCGCCAAGTGGGGCCACCCGCTGCTTGAGGAGGCACCTGCACTGTGA
- the ligA gene encoding NAD-dependent DNA ligase LigA: MAGEQHAAESKVPAEAREKHAQLAEQIEEHRFRYYVKDAPVISDAEFDKLLRSLEALEDEHAELRTPDSPTQKVAGAYATEFTEVEHRERMLSLDNAFDDEELAGWAERIAGELGGDPKSAKYHFLCELKVDGLAVNLTYEQGRLTRAATRGDGRTGEDITPNVRTIAEIPHRLKGERIPDLVEVRGEVFFPMEKFLALNERLVADGKPPFANPRNAAAGSLRQKDPKVTASRPLHMVVHGVGAREGLEIERLSEAYDLLKEWGLPTATHNKVVDSLAAVREFIDHYGDAETRRTAVEHEIDGVVVKLDEIRLQGRLGSTSRAPRWAIAWKYPPEEVNTKLVDIRVGVGRTGRVTPYAVVEPVTVAGSEVEFATLHNQDVVKAKGVFIGDTVVIRKAGDVIPEILGPVADLRDGSEREFVMPAECPECGTALQPAKEGDIDLRCPNARACPAQIRERLFYLAGRKCLDIENFGYVAATALSQPLEPSEPPLRDEGDLFGLSIEQLLPIKSYVLDPDSGLPKRDPKTGEEKVVTFFANQKGEPKKNALAMLENIQAAKQRPLARIITGLSIRHVGPVAAEALAREFRSIDRIRDADETELAAVDGVGGTIAASLKQWFAVDWHQQIIESWRAAGVRMEEEQTGDEGPRPLEGVTVVVTGTLQSHTRDGAKEALQNLGAKVTGSVSKKTGFVVVGDNPGSKYDKAMQLKVPVLDDDGFAVLLEQGPDAARAVAVTPPEEE; the protein is encoded by the coding sequence GTGGCTGGCGAACAGCACGCAGCGGAATCCAAGGTGCCCGCAGAGGCGCGGGAGAAGCACGCGCAGCTCGCTGAGCAGATCGAGGAGCATCGCTTCCGGTATTACGTGAAGGACGCCCCGGTCATCAGTGACGCGGAGTTCGACAAGCTGCTGCGCTCCCTGGAGGCCCTGGAGGACGAGCACGCCGAGCTGCGCACCCCCGATTCGCCGACCCAGAAGGTCGCCGGGGCCTATGCCACGGAGTTCACCGAGGTCGAGCACCGCGAACGGATGCTCTCGCTCGACAACGCCTTCGACGACGAGGAGTTGGCGGGCTGGGCCGAGCGGATCGCCGGTGAGCTGGGCGGCGACCCCAAGAGCGCCAAGTACCACTTCCTGTGCGAGCTGAAGGTCGACGGCCTCGCCGTCAACCTCACCTACGAGCAGGGCCGGCTGACCCGCGCCGCCACCCGCGGCGACGGCCGTACGGGCGAGGACATCACCCCCAACGTCCGTACGATCGCCGAGATCCCGCACCGTCTGAAGGGCGAGCGGATCCCGGATCTGGTCGAGGTGCGCGGGGAAGTCTTCTTCCCGATGGAGAAGTTCCTCGCACTCAACGAGCGGCTGGTGGCCGACGGCAAACCGCCGTTCGCCAACCCCCGTAACGCCGCGGCCGGTTCGCTGCGCCAGAAGGACCCCAAGGTCACCGCCAGCCGCCCGCTGCACATGGTCGTGCATGGTGTCGGGGCCCGCGAAGGTCTGGAGATCGAGCGGCTGTCGGAGGCGTACGACCTGCTCAAGGAGTGGGGCCTGCCGACCGCCACACACAACAAGGTGGTCGACTCCCTCGCGGCCGTGCGGGAGTTCATCGACCATTACGGCGACGCCGAGACCCGCCGTACGGCCGTCGAGCACGAGATCGACGGCGTGGTCGTCAAGCTGGACGAGATCCGGCTCCAGGGGCGGCTGGGCTCGACCTCGCGGGCGCCGCGCTGGGCGATCGCCTGGAAGTACCCGCCGGAGGAGGTCAACACCAAGCTGGTCGACATCCGCGTCGGCGTCGGCCGTACGGGACGGGTCACGCCGTATGCCGTGGTCGAGCCGGTGACCGTGGCCGGGTCCGAGGTGGAGTTCGCCACCCTGCACAACCAGGACGTGGTCAAGGCCAAGGGTGTGTTCATCGGGGACACCGTCGTGATCCGCAAGGCCGGCGACGTGATCCCGGAGATCCTGGGCCCGGTTGCCGATCTACGGGACGGCAGCGAGCGGGAGTTCGTGATGCCGGCCGAGTGCCCCGAGTGCGGGACGGCGCTGCAGCCCGCCAAGGAAGGCGATATCGATCTGCGGTGTCCCAACGCCCGTGCCTGCCCCGCCCAGATCCGCGAGCGGCTGTTCTACCTGGCCGGCCGCAAGTGTCTGGACATCGAGAACTTCGGCTATGTCGCGGCGACGGCGCTCAGCCAGCCGCTGGAGCCGTCCGAGCCGCCGCTGAGGGACGAGGGCGATCTTTTCGGCCTCTCCATCGAACAGCTGCTGCCCATCAAGTCGTATGTCCTGGACCCCGATTCGGGTCTGCCCAAGCGTGACCCGAAGACCGGCGAGGAGAAGGTCGTCACCTTCTTCGCCAACCAGAAGGGCGAGCCGAAGAAGAACGCCCTGGCCATGCTGGAGAACATCCAAGCGGCCAAGCAGCGCCCGCTGGCCCGGATCATCACCGGTCTGTCGATCCGGCATGTGGGCCCGGTGGCGGCCGAGGCGCTGGCCCGGGAGTTCCGCTCGATCGACCGCATCCGGGACGCGGACGAGACGGAGCTGGCCGCCGTCGACGGTGTCGGGGGCACGATCGCGGCCTCGCTGAAGCAGTGGTTCGCCGTGGACTGGCACCAGCAGATCATCGAGAGCTGGCGGGCCGCGGGCGTCCGAATGGAGGAGGAGCAAACGGGTGATGAGGGCCCACGGCCGCTGGAAGGCGTCACCGTCGTGGTAACGGGCACACTTCAGTCACACACCAGAGATGGCGCGAAAGAGGCCCTCCAGAACCTCGGAGCGAAGGTGACCGGTTCTGTTTCGAAGAAGACCGGATTCGTAGTTGTGGGCGACAACCCTGGTTCGAAGTACGACAAGGCCATGCAGTTGAAGGTCCCCGTGTTGGACGATGATGGCTTCGCGGTGCTGCTGGAGCAGGGTCCTGACGCAGCGCGAGCGGTAGCTGTCACTCCACCTGAGGAGGAGTGA